A window of Oncorhynchus tshawytscha isolate Ot180627B unplaced genomic scaffold, Otsh_v2.0 Un_contig_11018_pilon_pilon, whole genome shotgun sequence genomic DNA:
ttctgactttatacactgcactcttagAGAGGTCGTTAGCAAACAAGGCCAAAGACccttcagagacaccaatactccttagccggctcACAAGAATGAAATGACCTACCGTATCAAAAGATTTGGCTAAGTCAATAAAAATTGCAGCACAACAATGCTTAGAATCAagagcaatggtgacatcattgaggacctttaaggttgcagtgatgCATCCAtgacctgagcggaaaccagattgcacaccagcgagaatactatagacatcaagaaagccagtcagttgataattgacaagtttttccaacactttttatAAACAGGGtaaaatagaaattggcctataacagttaagatcagcttgatctccctctttaaataaaaggaaacaccgtggctgccttccaagcaatgggaacctccccagataGGAGAGacgggttaaaaaggtcagagataggcttggtgatgatagggcaaccttaaagaagaaagggtctaaaccatctgacccagatgttttttgggggtcaagtttcaggagccCCTTTAGctcctcggactcagtgactgcctacagggagaaactttgtagcggggcagggggaaaagGAGAAGCATTGGGGAGAGTCGCAttggaaggggtgggagatgaggaaatgttggatgggcaaggaggtgTGGCTGATTCAAATatgaatcctgacttaatgaagtggtgattaaagagctcagccatgtgcttcttgtcagtaacaaccacatcatcaacattaagggacatgggcagctgtgaggaggaaggtttattctccaggtctttaactgttttccagaacttcttgggggttagacccacagagagagaactgctccttaaagtaactaactttggccttccggatagcctgagtgcacttatttctcattcgcctgaacgagagccagtcagcctgagtatgcgtgtgccgagcctgtCGCCAAATCCATTTCTTGAGGTGGAGCAACTCTGCCAGAGTtactgtttttaattctcattttctgtATGGGgatgtgtttgttaacaataccactgaaaatatttttaaaggaaggtccaagcgtcttcgacagaggggatcaagctgattctataccattttacagaggccagttcatgaaggaaggttTGCTCATTAAGAAGTTTTTTTTAGCAagcatctatgacaaatcaggacaggccATTTCACTGAGCAACCATTACAAACACAGgtggtggtttaagcatgtcccagtttaggtcacctagcaggacaaattcagacttagtgtaaggggccaagAGAGATCTTAGGGCAGCTAGGGTACAGGTCGATGCCGATGGAGGACAACAACatccagcaacagtcaacaaagagctatttgaaagtttaatgcttaaaaccagcaaatcaggttgtttggggacagacttggagacaaccgagcactcccccacctttggaagatctgtcttgccaaaAAAAGGTGATAatcagaaaggttaacatcagtattcaaaacactcctTAACCaaatctcagtaatgaccaacacatctggtttggagctgtgaacccacactttcaatttatCCATTGTAGGTAATaggcttctagtgttaacgtgcagataACCcgggcttttacgagagcagaaatcagtgaagcaggtATCAGAGCCCAATTGTGTCTAGCAACAGTAGAGGGGCCAGgctgtacatgcacatttccagatatcatcaacagtagaggGCCCAGgctgtacatgcacatttccagatatcatcagcagtaatacaatcaaggcacggcagaggacagggagagctctgcagcgctgatttatgacatctgaatgtgcatcagatggcaacaagatcatattgtacagcaatttcatcaggtaacatgaataccgAAActggcgagaggtggttagaataggatgggaggccaaaagtctgtgtaaccaatagagagtccgAGTcctgagtgtgggaacaaacagccTGTCCCACAATTGGGTAAAGAAAGTTTGTAGTCAACAaagtatgcaggagtcatgaggcaaatagccaAATTAAATATATAATGACTTGGGGCTATTTATTGTAAGTTCAGAgacaaagaaagttgaaaaggatttattgttttgttgaatCGTCATGACTGGTTCGAGccatctgttgttgtttttttgctacTTAACACAGACCTAAGATCAGTTTAAAGATCCACCGACGTCATTGACGTAGGGTTTTAGCTGGACGTTTCTGACTGGTCTTGGAACTGTGACAACGGGCAGCATCTCCCTACTTGGCACGATGGGATATGTAGTGATTTTTGCCAACACAGCCACCAGATATGTACAGTCTTGGACCCATAACCTTTTTTAATTTAATAAAACAAATGATCGTATTTGTTGATTTGAATCAGACTTCATTAATATAATGAGTAATCCAGGAATGTCACAAGTTCATTGAGAAAATAGCAACTCTACAGAGCACGGCTAAACTACTTCAGGACACGTTCTGCagagctcctcctcctcaccaggctATAACAATATGTGGTTGGTTAGCTGATAGGtgaaatacctatccaggcgttgtaagaGCTGTCAGTAGTCAGCAGCGTCTAAGCGTAGGAACACACCCCTATTGCATCACGGTTCAGCCGTACCAGATCACCAATGTCATGACCTCATCTGGAATATATTGACCTTGTCcctcccagagttcccagttatcTTGAAAGCACCATGTTCATCCCGTTTGTACATTTTTAGGTTTGTCACACGCAATTATCTGACACTACTGGCCCGATTTTGACAAAACACTCCAGTGAATGATGCATCCTGCCCTTTTTAGAGCTCACACACACTGATTTGACCAGATGGTGGCGCTATAACAAGAGATTGAAAATGCAAATTTTGATCTAAAGTCATGAaatgcagtatatatatatatagatatatttgatttgatagatttgatttgatttgatttgatttagatatatagatatagatatatagatccTTCTCCTCAGAACCAGAAGTGCCACCATGATGGATTTTCTGCCATTTTGAATTGAATGAAAAAACCCACTTAAAAACCATTACTCCTCTGCAACCGAATGACCTGATCTGCAGGAAACTTGATAATGGTGTCCCTCTATGGACAAAAGTCTCGTAAGGCAATATATTCTAGGCTAGTAAATTTTAAAACCATGGCCACTATTGACCAATAAGAATTCCCGGTGGACGTGGTCAGACACAAACGCACATTAAAATCACTTGCGGATATTCGTATTGTAACAAAATACTAACCAATATGACTTGAGGAGTCTTACATATCCAACAGCACTTCATACTCTGCCACCTCCAATGTACACTGTATATGGAATACAGAGTGGGCTATTTTACCCAGAGTCGACAGAGGGGATCCTGTGATGTTTACCCAGAGTCAATACAGAGGGGATCCTGTGATGTTTACCCAGAGTCAATACAGAGGGGATCCTGTGATGTTTACCCAGTCAATACAGAGGGGATCCTGCGATGTTTACCCAGAGTCAATACAGAGGGGATCCTGCGATGTTTACCCAGAGTCAATACAGGGGGATCCTGCGATGTTTACCCAGAGTCAATACAGAGGGGATCCTGCGATGTTTACCCAGAGTCAATACAGGGGGGATCCTGTGATGTTTACCCAGAGTCAATACAGAGGGGATCCTGTGATGTTTACCCAGAGTCAATACAGAGGGGATCCTGTGATGTTTACCCAGAGTCCACAGAGGAATCCTGAGAACTGATGCCTGAGAGGACGGAGGTGTGGTGGTGATtcagtctgtctgtttgacttctctctctgcctgtgggGATTTTCTCTCCACCTGTGCGGgttctctttctgcctgtgtggGTTTTCTGATGACTCTTCAGGTTTCCTGACTGAGCAAATCTTTTCCCACATATATCACATTTATAacgtttctctccagtgtgtgttctcttgTGTACAGTCAGCAGTCCTGACTGAGCGAATCTCTTCCTGCATAGATcacagctgtagggtttctctccagtgtgcacTCGTTGGTGCATTTTCAATTCTACTGGCTGAATaaagctcttcccacattgatcgcAGCGGtagggtttctctcctgtgtgcctACGCATGTGTACATTCAGGGATCCCATGTGtgtgaagctcttcccacatcgatcacacaggaagagagagtCCTCTCTGGGGTGTACAAGCTGGTGCGTTCTCAACTCTCCTTTGGAAACACATCTCTTCTCACACCGTTCACAACTGTAAGGTTTCTCTCCGGTGTGGATATGCTTGTGTTTAGTCAGGAATCCAGATGAGgcaaagctcttcccacattgatcacagacaTATGGTTTCTCCCCAGTGTGTATACGCTTGTGTATATTCAGGTTTCCCGAACTagcaaaactctttccacactgatcacagACATATTGTTTCTCACCTGTGTGTATTCGCTTGTGTATATTCAGGTCTCCAGAActagcaaaactcttcccacattgatcacagacaTGAATACCCTCCCACATGTGTTTTCTCTGGTGGTGTCTCGCTAGGTCTTCTGAATGAGCGAAACTCCACTCACAGTGCTTACAGCTGTATATAGCACAGCTAcgaggtttctctccagtgtgtgtcgGCTTATGTAAAGTCAGTGTTCCCGAGTTAGtaaatctcttcccacattgatcgcAGAcatatggtttctctcctgtgtgtgttagcTTGTGTTCAGTCAGGGAATAAGCTCtcgcaaaactcttcccacattgatcacagcgataaggtttctctcctgtgtgcgtTTGCTGGTGCCGTTTCAACTTCACTGATGTAGGGAAGCTCTTCTCACAGTCTGAGCAGTGGAACATCACACCAGTGTGTGTTCGCTTGTGTTCAGTCAGGGAACAAGCTTGAGTAAAACGCTTCCCACATTGATcgcagctataaggtttctctccagtgtgtgttcgcttGTGTATAGTCAATTGTCCTGACATACGGAAACGCTTTCCACATATAGGACAGCtgtatggtttctctcctgtgtgtgttctcttgtgtCTAGACAGTGTTCCTGACAAAAGGAAACTCTTTCCGCATATAGGACAGACATATGGTCGCTCTCCTGTGTGTACTGTTTGGTGTCTTCGTAGGTTTCCTGATTGAGTGAAACTCTTCTCACATACATCACAGCTGTAAGGTCGCTGGATCACTTTCAACCCTGAAGCCTTCCCAGATGATAAGACCCTCCCACTGAGCGAGCGACCGTTAGGGTTGTCCCCTGTGAAACAAAGACATGAAGTTAAGGTTCCTCACATGTACCAAAGTACTTAATGACCTAGTGTTGAAGTATCTTCCCCATCCAACACAGATGAGCTGCTATACAACACTGAATAGTTACCTTAAGCAAATTTGCCTCAATGAATAAATATTGACCAATCAATGAACTGCTACAGAAGCAGATTgtagtctaatacacaccattgTTCCTACTTGATAACATCGAATCTGAATCTCCAtatcccttctcttctcctcctctcgtAGTTCCACTCAGCCCCAGTGTTTTCCTGCAGTCAACCAGCCGCAGAGACACACTCTTCAAACCCAGTAGTAATGTGCCAGCGGGAGAGGCAGGACCTGGGGACTCGGGGAGAGGGGAGGCGGGTGGGAGAGACATGTCCTGAAAACCACAAAAAGGGACCCAGTATAAATCAGGAAGGAAACACTCTCCTACTGGTCAAGGAATTTAGAAACCTCAAGTCTCGGCAGTATTTCCTTGACTCCTCTCATTTCTCTGGGCCTCCTGCTATAAAATGCATTAAGGAGACTACCTGAGGTTCCTCCTTGGACTTTCTCCTCCAAATTAATTTATAACAGGAGGTCCAGAGAAtgagaggaatcaaggaaatactGCTGAAACTTTCTGGGAAAATACTCACAcccctctgcctctgctctgGGGTGTGGTTCTGTGGAGCTGACTCCGCCTCCAGCCCGTTGCTAAGACACCGATCCTTGTTTTCCATGTCGCAGTCTGTAGCATCATCATCAGACAGGCTGGGCCTCATGGGTGCCACAGTAGATTCTTCCTGTATCCTCCTGATGTCATCTTTCAGTTGGAGTAACCAAGACATTACATGCTCCTCCGATTTGACCGAATTTGCATTTACCCACATTTCCTCCAAGATTTTACGTTGCAATACGCAATGGTTCTTTCCTTTAACTTGGGGGCCATCTATTCCACAACGTTCACACAGGTGTCGTAAATGATCCTCCGTTAGAGGGTGTAAACTTTGTTCGATTTCTTCCATCAATGTTTCCTTCTCTCCACTCATATTGTCCTGCTGGTGGGAACAACAACAATGCAGTCAATGgcaagacagcaggaagtccatacactttagatgacctgtagaagaagaagacagcaggaagtccacacactttagatgacctgtagtagaagaagagagcaggaagtccatacactttagatgacctgtagtagaagaagaagagagcaggaagtccatacactttagatgacctgtagtagaagaagaagagagcaggaagtccatacactttagatgacctgtagtagaagaagaagagagcaggaagtccatacactttagatgacctgtagtagaagaagaagagagcaggaagtccatacactttagatgacctgtagaagaagaagagagcaggaagtccatacactttagatgacctgtagaagaagaagagagcaggaagtccatacactttagatgacctgtagaagaagaagagagcaggaagtccatacactttagatgacctgtagaagaagaagagagcaggaagtccatacactttagatgacctgaagaagaagagagcaggaagtccatacactttagatgacctgtagaagaagagagcaggaagtccatacacctGAAGTAGAAGAATGATACATCACAAAACAGTATTGACACAGTATTGATAGTGTAATATGATTATTTACAACATTTATTTACCAGTGTTCTCTTCTCATCACCTAATGCAACTACCTAATGCAACTACCAACTACCTAATGCAACTACCTAATCCAACTACCTAATGAAACTACCTAATGAAACTACCTAATCCAACTACCTAATCCAACTACCTCTAATCAGCGAGAAATAatctttcaacaacaacaaaatgctaGACTTCCTGTAGCAGTTTGGCCCAGATCCAGACGCTGCGTGTGCCTCCAGTTGAAGAACTACACTTCCTCCCCAGTTACTGACACACAGGTGTCCAGAGCACgttagatagctaattagcacaggtggccACCTAGGTCTTCCGTCTGTCTTCAGTACAACAAGCGATGTAAACATGAAGACACGGCCGTGTGGAAACCCTCAGTACAACAAGCGATGTAACATGAAGACACGGCCGTGTGGGAACCATAACCCTGCAAAACAATATGTACTCAGTTAAACatttaattaaatatatatatatatttctttgctgatatgaaagatacagTACGTTCCCAAATACGTTCTAATCAATAAAACCCTCCCCCAGTCAGAAGATACTATCCTCAACAGGTCCTAATCAATAAAACCCCTCCCCCAGTCAGAAGATACTATCCTCAACAGGTCCTAATCAATAAAACCCCTCCCCCAGTCAGAAGATACTATCCTCAACAGGTCCTAATCAATAAAACCCCTCCCCCAGTCAGAAGATACTATCCTCAACAGGTCCTAATCAATAAAACCCCTCCCCCAGTCAGAAGATACTATCCTCAACAGGTCctagtcattaaaacgtgacaATACGGTGCGgatcgttccatttggctgctGGGGGGGTAAGGAGACCTCAGCTCCACTAAAACCCTTGACATCTATGTGCCGGTTTCAGGTGATTGTTAAATACATGTAACTATTTGGTTTAAATATCATCATCCTCTTTTAAGCTCATAGTCAGAACTACACATTTCTGATTATTCCACATGTATCTCTATCAGAGTTATACAGAAAGTAGctgcatgcttttcatgatcagtTAAAATCAAtggatcatgtattttcagataTGTGAGGGTAGCCAGATCCATTTGGCACGTAGCTACCTAGCCAAGTCAACCACATGTAGCCAGATCCATTTGGCACGTAGCTACCTAGCCAAGTAAACCACATGTAGCCAGATCCATTTGGCACGTAGCTACCTAGCCAAGTAAACCACATGTAGCTAGATCCATTTGGCACGTAGCTACCTAGCCAAGTAAACCACATGTAGCTAGATCCATTTGGCACGTAGCTACCTAGCCAAGTCAACAACATGTGTCATTTGTATTGAGATATCGTCAACTACCCTCAAGTATCTGAAATTACATGATCAACTGATGTTTACTGCTGTTGCCAAtgtagcagtgtgatgttgtTCCCCTAGATGATGCACCAAGTTGCACACAAGGACCAATTCAAATAGGCCAGGACAAGGGGGGGGATGTTAATAAtttgataataacaataatataaaGATTTATGTTAACAGGTTTCACAAAGCTCGCTAACTAGGGTATCTATTGTAACTTGTGAGTACTTGGgacagtgtttgagtgagtgtccaTGTGCTTGCGcaggtgcctgagagctaggaccgagccaagggttaacataatgtgtgttgtctcttcgtgtgcaaataaaaataattcaacTAGCAGACCTTCAGTTGTGGCAGCGTCCTAATTAAAAGTACACAATGCAGAACCACGCTATCTCAAATGATGATAGAGCAAAcagctggccaaaccctaacctggacgacgctgggccaattgtgcgccgcctcatgggtctcccaggcaCAGTCCGGTATCGAACCAGGATCTATAGTGatgcagctagcactgcgatgccttagaccgctgcaacaCTCGGGAGGCCtaatggcacccttttcttgagctcaaaacaattcacatttcttgccccCATTCATTTAATGCGGAGCACCtgctccctctgaccagcagaaacaaaTTATCACAAAAATTATCACAAGACAATCAGCACAGATTGTGATCTTAATGAGGAACCTAGCAAAATGAAGCATTGCAGTTGATTTATCATTGATTGAGTCAAATCATGGCAAAGATTGCAGTTGAAAATGATCAAACCACAGTTAATGAGTTGAACCAAAATAGCAAAATGAAGCATTGCAGTTGATTTATCATTAGAATTGAGTCTTAAACCACAGTATGGAAAAGCATTGCAGTTGATTTATCATTAGAATTGAGTCAAACCACAGTATGGAAAAGCATTGCAGTTGATTTATCATTAGAATTGAGTCTTAAACCACAGTATGGAAAAGCATTGTCAATTGAGAATAATTTCTCTTTTTGTCACAATTCATGCTATCACAACAAGGAAATGAAATGGCAAACATGATAAATGATTTTTCATTTAAGCCATTTACATtagatttttaaatgtattagtaTTGTACTGGATAGTACCATGGAACTTAAATATCAAACACACTTTGCGAATTATTTTGCAAATTGGCAGACAATATGCAAACTCAATCATGAAAATACCAATTTTAGGAAATGCATACCCAGTTAGGAAAAGGAATTGCAAACATGATATTGATTTAtcatttgtccatttgcaattcCAATTGAGTTTTGGCAGCTAAACGCTTCCATACACTCCGCCGATGTAAAGAACTGAACTCAGACTGACTAATGACGTCATCAACATGGCCGCAAACTAATCATCTACAAAACTTCATCCGGTATAATTTTGGAGCAATTCATAACGACGTTTAAAAGGCATCgacatgaagaaaaaaataacGTTATGGTTCATTTGAGCTATTTATCTTTTAAAACGGAGCGATATCAGACCTGCTAACGTTAaagatttttaatttttttaattaccTTTTACCAAGTACTAGTTGGGCATAAACTTCCGTGTCATACTCACAATGCCGGGTTTGTTTGGACCTCACAAAACTAGAATTGGTAACATTACCGCCATAACTAGACTAAACATTCGTCGTTCATAAGGGCACAAAAACATAAATCCGGCTAAAGCTGTTGTTGAACAAAAGCTAGCCAACTGACCAGATTCCTTGTAGAAAATCCGTAGTTAGCACGTCTCTGTCCTCCGTTTTCTTCCACGTGGAAAGGCAGGTAGGCTCTATCTCGTCAGTTACGACTAATGGTCCTTTTCTACGGCGCTGTATATTTTATATTGAGATGAATATCTTGCTTGAAAGCTACTAATTAGCTCGATTCTTAACTGGCTACCATCTTTAGCAGCAGAGCAGCAACTTCCGGTTTGTCTGGTTTTGTTGCGTTCAGTCACAGGCCAGAGCAATCGAGTATCGACAGATCAGAGACATCACATTCGCAGTGTGTTTTTTGTGGGACTCCCTAAAACACGCCACTTCAATACAGCAACGACTTTACCCAGCAGGTTAGGAttattaatgtagcaggttatgAAAATGCTTTACCTACCTGCTACGAAGTCACTTAAATTGAAGTGGGGTGTTTTTAGGGAGTCACGTTTTTTTTCCTGGTTCAATTAAAGTCCATGAGTGAAGTAGATCAGAACAGATCATTTCCCCCCAAAATAGTTTTCAATTGTAAACGGGGCCTGAGTGAACTCTATCCACCATACTTTATTTTTGTAAACTTATTTTTTCGATGGAGTTTATTGATGTTTGGTTTCCAACGTTAATAGTGCATTATCACCACCCCACCTGGAGGGTGGGCCAGAGACAACCTGCCTGCCTAATTTctcttaaaaaatataaaaagattGGCGATTGTAAAATTATGTTCTACTCAGTAAACACTCAACTCAATTTCTGTAACCTACTCTCCCTCATACTGgatctcagtctctccctctcctactgaccaCAGTGAATCAGTCTCTCTTTTTTTGTCAGAAGTTATGCTGGACCTGCACGAGAgtttggatatgtgtacctaaACGCCCTAaaaaaagtagctacttggacataaataatggacattatcaaacaaatcaagcatttattgtggaactaggattcctgggagtgcagtctgatgaagatcatcaaatcaaatccaatttatatcgcccttcgtacatcagctgatatctcaaagtgctgtacagaaacccagcctaaaaccccaaacagcaagcaatgcaggtgtagaagcacggtggctaggaaaaactccctagaaaggccaaaacctaggaagaaacctagagaggaaccaggctatgtggggtggccagtcctcttctggctgtgccgggtggggattataacagaacatggccaagatgttcaaatgttcataaatgaccagcatggttgaataataatgaggcagaacagttgaaactggagcagcagcacggtcaggtggactggggacagcaaggagtcatcatgtcaggtagtcctgtggcatggtcctagggctcaggtcctccgagagagagaaagaaagaaggagagaattagagaacgcacacttagattcacacaggacaccgaataggacaggagaagtactccagatataacaaactgaccctaaccccccaacacaaactactgcagcataaatactggaggctgagacaggaggggtcaggagacactgtggccccatccgaggacacccccggacagggccaaacaggaaggatataaccccacccactttgccaaagcacagcccccacactactagagggatatcttcaaccaccaacttaccatcctgagacaaggccgagtatagcccacaaagatctccaccatggcacaacccaagggggagcgccaacccagacaggatgaccacatcagtgaatcaacccactcaggtgacgcaccccttccagggacggcatgagagagcccctgtaagccagtgactcagcccctgtaatagggttagaggcagagaatcccagtggaaagaggggaaccggcctggcagagacagcaagggcggttcgttgctccagagcctttccgttcaccttcccactcctgggccagactacactcaatcatatgacccactgaagagatgagtcttcagtaaagacttaaaggttgagaccgagtttgcgtctctgacatgggtaggcagaccgttccataaaaatggagctctataggagaaagccctgcctccagctgtttgcttagaaattctagggacaattaggaggcctgcgtcttgtgaccgtagcgtacgtgtaggtatgtacggcaggaccaaatcagagagataggtaggagcaagcccatgtaatgctttgtaggttagcagtaaaaccttgaaatcagcccttgctttgacaggaagccagtgta
This region includes:
- the LOC121845798 gene encoding zinc finger protein 883-like isoform X2 gives rise to the protein MMMLQTATWKTRIGVLATGWRRSQLHRTTPQSRGRGDMSLPPASPLPESPGPASPAGTLLLGLKSVSLRLVDCRKTLGLSGTTRGGEEKGYGDSDSMLSSRNNGDNPNGRSLSGRVLSSGKASGLKVIQRPYSCDVCEKSFTQSGNLRRHQTVHTGERPYVCPICGKSFLLSGTLSRHKRTHTGEKPYSCPICGKRFRMSGQLTIHKRTHTGEKPYSCDQCGKRFTQACSLTEHKRTHTGVMFHCSDCEKSFPTSVKLKRHQQTHTGEKPYRCDQCGKSFARAYSLTEHKLTHTGEKPYVCDQCGKRFTNSGTLTLHKPTHTGEKPRSCAIYSCKHCEWSFAHSEDLARHHQRKHMWEGIHVCDQCGKSFASSGDLNIHKRIHTGEKQYVCDQCGKSFASSGNLNIHKRIHTGEKPYVCDQCGKSFASSGFLTKHKHIHTGEKPYSCERCEKRCVSKGELRTHQLVHPREDSLFLCDRCGKSFTHMGSLNVHMRRHTGEKPYRCDQCGKSFIQPVELKMHQRVHTGEKPYSCDLCRKRFAQSGLLTVHKRTHTGEKRYKCDICGKRFAQSGNLKSHQKTHTGRKRTRTGGEKIPTGRERSQTDRLNHHHTSVLSGISSQDSSVDSG
- the LOC121845798 gene encoding zinc finger protein 883-like isoform X1, with translation MSGEKETLMEEIEQSLHPLTEDHLRHLCERCGIDGPQVKGKNHCVLQRKILEEMWVNANSVKSEEHVMSWLLQLKDDIRRIQEESTVAPMRPSLSDDDATDCDMENKDRCLSNGLEAESAPQNHTPEQRQRGDMSLPPASPLPESPGPASPAGTLLLGLKSVSLRLVDCRKTLGLSGTTRGGEEKGYGDSDSMLSSRNNGDNPNGRSLSGRVLSSGKASGLKVIQRPYSCDVCEKSFTQSGNLRRHQTVHTGERPYVCPICGKSFLLSGTLSRHKRTHTGEKPYSCPICGKRFRMSGQLTIHKRTHTGEKPYSCDQCGKRFTQACSLTEHKRTHTGVMFHCSDCEKSFPTSVKLKRHQQTHTGEKPYRCDQCGKSFARAYSLTEHKLTHTGEKPYVCDQCGKRFTNSGTLTLHKPTHTGEKPRSCAIYSCKHCEWSFAHSEDLARHHQRKHMWEGIHVCDQCGKSFASSGDLNIHKRIHTGEKQYVCDQCGKSFASSGNLNIHKRIHTGEKPYVCDQCGKSFASSGFLTKHKHIHTGEKPYSCERCEKRCVSKGELRTHQLVHPREDSLFLCDRCGKSFTHMGSLNVHMRRHTGEKPYRCDQCGKSFIQPVELKMHQRVHTGEKPYSCDLCRKRFAQSGLLTVHKRTHTGEKRYKCDICGKRFAQSGNLKSHQKTHTGRKRTRTGGEKIPTGRERSQTDRLNHHHTSVLSGISSQDSSVDSG